A window of the Hordeum vulgare subsp. vulgare chromosome 5H, MorexV3_pseudomolecules_assembly, whole genome shotgun sequence genome harbors these coding sequences:
- the LOC123397498 gene encoding kinesin-like protein KIN-12F isoform X2: MPGGLGGSECRTPARAFEAEEARNNGTVPDAAVIHAPTKDSDVASCRPPPLAVHTPATRLKRKLEWPVETPRPVSRSRFAPRAQETLSWVSATPRGRHAKTAYGGSVQREPTKSMMKTPRNVRMSGGARGLRPGLRFSMAARGLPATVVNSVEVPHYELQEDPSFWMENNVQVVIRVRPVNDTEKNLHGHSRCLKQESAQSITWIGQPETRFTFDHVACETVNQELLFRVVGLPMVENCMAGYNSCVFAYGQTGSGKTHTMLGEISELGVKPGSECGMAPRIFQFLIARIRAEEESRRDENLKYNCKCSFLEIYNEQITDLLDPSSTNLQLREDTRVGVYVENLTKREVTCVSDIITLLMQGSVNRKVSMTHMNHASSRSHSVLTCTIESRCEKDSISSTRFARLNIVDLAGSERQMSSGAEGERLKEASNINKSLSTLSHVIMSLVDLKHGKKRHVPYRDSRLTFLLQDSLGGNSKTLIVANVSPSLCSSNETLGTLKFAQRARLIQNNAVVNEDALGDVQALQDQIHVLKEELAVINHQHVPPTHGTLEAEEQCKTEVVCHLCEERESAIHKLQMLQSLSTKLLQEKENVEECHLQSQRTIKDLSSEVLQLKSEIIDKEKCYAATMKELEIEMQEKNSDATTSLILWHKEKEALEFELSEAKGLALQKSFEASILLAKFQEAQTTIGDADSTVKALVEVNENAKLQAEKYKQKESLFTIEKDDLLSEMSSLKMLLDVKEQNYVHLESKFESSLLEANEAALELEDVIRHVKNTITENLECVSSDIECMKSKLQQFAELTRTWLEENWLEIIEKDYAVSVLHLCNMGILLERITGLHVENGFLQRGICESDSSISMLREHNDKAKNGLEICSVLKRKLLVDINSRFCRISKGHEATELSLRLDSFGKKVLYLQAQEEAMVARSDSMHNELSVLTEEIDATNRSSLAAQSKEKEELLNQLEKALFLNRMLKDMMLEVASLPEVNSGMPANDIKGCNEFEFCSYLVNYHHESVMINTIANDIESFVLASELEQHKVQLQKQNLMFTEVFERMKTEVTLWRVKQDLGNVAIYDLHGENSNIMIDLKDLKRDKDEVMENLLAMSKETPKFRYLVDSLGSSIRSLQTDQDGKVKALMELQCSHADLCKELELKANVIELGISIENALKLENDSLRHEMLHILCKDRRMVDLVSNIDMEKLSVSIQACLEQITAQVQMFIDEQSTMMMKLSNGLNLVQLSVEELSTHKSFLQSELARKDELAKGLSFDLSLLQESASFAKDQADQLIELAEAIKSLEHEVASKSHDLDNLVSGSQLLEAQIMESNEKISVLEGQLASTVGELNAVSVENTEWSYQLNHIERISYSRKEELVHRSNSTERMEEGLIELRNLLDERNSLFQNLQNEFSKLSDEKQYCDSQVRMLREKLEMAQAVAEKSEAIAMDAQQIADERKTFAEEKDEEVKLLERSVDDLGSDVCALENLWLFPLRCGTSRKK; this comes from the exons ATGCCAGGCGGTCTCGGTGGATCTGAATGCCGTACTCCGGCGAGGGCTTTTGAGGCGGAAGAAGCTCGTAACAATGGGACTGTTCCTGATGCCGCAGTCATCCATGCCCCCACCAAGGACTCCGACGTGGCATCCTGCCGGCCTCCTCCCCTCGCTGTCCATACACCGGCAACacggttgaagaggaagctggAGTGGCCGGTGGAGACGCCGAGGCCCGTGTCTCGGAGTCGGTTCGCACCACGTGCTCAGGAGACGCTGTCGTGGGTGAGTGCCACGCCCCGTGGGCGCCATGCTAAGACGGCATATGGTGGGTCTGTGCAGAGGGAGCCAACCAAGAGCATGATGAAGACGCCGCGGAACGTACGGATGAGTGGTGGTGCCAGGGGGCTCAGACCGGGGTTGAGGTTCTCAATGGCGGCAAGGGGGCTGCCGGCGACGGTGGTAAATTCCGTGGAGGTGCCGCATTATGAGCTCCAGGAGGACCCCTCGTTCTGGATGGAGAACAACGTGCAG GTTGTTATCCGTGTACGTCCTGTAAATGACACAGAGAAAAACCTCCATGGTCATAGTCGGTGCTTGAAACAAGAAAGTGCTCAGAGCATCACATGGATTGGACAGCCAGAAACTCGTTTTACATTCGACCATGTTGCTTGTGAAACAGTGAATCAG GAACTGCTTTTCCGAGTTGTCGGTTTACCTATGGTTGAGAACTGTATGGCTGGATACAACAGCTGTGTATTTGCTTATGGGCAG ACTGGAAGTGGAAAGACACACACAATGCTTGGTGAAATCAGTGAGTTGGGAGTGAAGCCTGGTTCAGAATGTGGCATGGCACCACGTATTTTTCAGTTTTTGATTGCGAGAATCAGAGCG GAAGAAGAGAGCAGGAGGGATGAGAATCTTAAGTACAACTGCAAGTGTTCTTTCCTGGAGATCTACAATGAACAAATTACAGATCTTCTTGACCCGTCATCCACAAATCTTCAA CTCCGCGAAGATACGCGGGTTGGTGTCTATGTTGAAAATTTGACTAAACGCGAAGTTACATGTGTCAGTGACATCATAACACTTTTGATGCAG GGTTCTGTGAATAGGAAAGTGTCTATGACACATATGAATCATGCGAGTAGTCGCTCCCACAGTGTTCTCACATGCACTATTGAAAGTAGGTGCGAGAAGGATTCCATATCTAGTACACGGTTTGCGAGATTGAATATAGTTGATCTTGCCGGGTCTGAAAG GCAAATGTCATCTGGTGCCGAAGGTGAGCGGCTGAAGGAAGCTTCTAATATCAACAAATCATTATCAACACTAAG TCAtgtgataatgagtttagttgatCTTAAACATGGAAAGAAAAGGCATGTTCCTTATAGGGACTCAAGATTGACGTTTCTTCTCCAG GATTCACTTGGTGGAAACTCCAAGACATTGATCGTCGCAAATGTCAGTCCTTCATTGTG TTCAAGTAACGAAACACTCGGTACCCTCAAGTTTGCTCAGCGTGCAAGGCTCATTCAGAACAAT GCGGTTGTCAATGAAGATGCTTTAGGGGATGTGCAAGCTTTGCAAGATCAGATACATGTCCTGAAG GAGGAGCTTGCTGTCATCAATCATCAACATGTCCCTCCAACACATGGAACCCTTGAAGCTGAAGAGCAGTGCAAAACTGAGGTCGTTTGTCATCTATGTGAGGAGAGGGAGTCTGCCATTCACAAATTACAGATGCTGCAGTCTCTATCTACCAAGCTTctgcaagaaaaagaaaatgtggAAGAATGCCATCTCCAGAGCCAAAGAACTATCAAAGATTTAAGTTCTGAGGTCCTTCAGTTGAAGTCAGAAATAATTGACAAAGAGAAGTGCTATGCAGCTACAATGAAAGAATTGGAGATAGAGATGCAAGAAAAGAATAGTGATGCAACAACATCACTTATTTTATGGCATAAAGAGAAAGAG GCACTTGAATTTGAGCTCTCAGAGGCAAAAGGTCTTGCACTACAGAAATCATTTGAGGCTTCTATTCTTCTAGCCAAGTTTCAAGAAGCACAAACAACTATAGGTGATGCAGACTCTACAGTCAAGGCACTGGTGGAAgtgaatgaaaatgcaaaacttcAAGCAGAGAAGTACAAACAAAAGGAATCTTTATTTACTATTGAAAAGGATGACTTGCTAAGTGAAATGAGTAGTTTGAAGATGCTGCTGGATGTGAAAGAACAAAATTACGTGCATTTGGAAAGTAAATTTGAATCAAGCCTGCTTGAAGCAAATGAGGCAGCCCTTGAACTGGAAGATGTCATCAGACACGTGAAGAATACGATAACAGAGAACCTTGAGTGTGTTTCTTCTGATATTGAATGTATGAAGTCAAAACTACAGCAGTTTGCAGAGTTGACAAGAACATGGTTGGAGGAGAACTGGTTAGAGATAATTGAAAAAGATTATGCAGTTTCCGTGTTACACCTCTGTAATATGGGGATTTTGTTGGAGAGAATTACTGGGCTGCATGTAGAAAATGGTTTCCTTCAGCGTGGGATCTGTGAATCTGATTCTTCGATATCTATGCTGCGAGAGCACAATGATAAAGCAAAGAATGGACTGGAAATTTGTAGTGTTCTCAAAAGAAAGTTACTAGTCGACATCAACAGCAGGTTTTGTCGTATTTCAAAGGGACATGAAGCAACTGAACTGAGCTTAAGATTGGATTCTTTCGGGAAGAAAGTTTTGTATTTGCAAGCAcaagaagaagcaatggtggcaaGGTCAGATTCCATGCATAATGAGCTATCCGTTTTGACTGAAGAGATTGATGCTACCAACAGGAGTTCTTTGGCAGCTCaatccaaagaaaaagaagagcTGCTTAACCAGCTGGAGAAAGCTTTGTTTCTCAATAGAATGTTAAAGGACATGATGCTTGAGGTTGCGAGTCTGCCTGAAGTGAACAGTGGCATGCCTGCAAATGATATTAAAGGATGCAATGAATTTGAGTTCTGCAGTTATCTTGTAAACTACCACCATGAGTCAGTTATGATCAATACAATTGCAAATGATATTGAATCTTTTGTTCTTGCTTCAGAGTTGGAGCAACACAAGGTACAACTGCAAAAACAGAACCTTATGTTTACTGAAGTATTTGAACGGATGAAGACAGAAGTAACTTTGTGGAGAGTTAAGCAGGATTTGGGCAATGTTGCAATTTATGATTTACATGGGGAGAACAGTAATATAATGATTGATTTGAAGGACCTGAAGCGGGACAAGGATGAAGTTATGGAAAATCTACTTGCAATGAGTAAGGAAACCCCAAAATTCAGATATTTAGTTGACTCCTTAGGGTCCAGCATCAGATCCTTGCAAACAGACCAAGATGGAAAAGTCAAAGCTCTTATGGAGTTGCAATGCTCCCATGCAGACTTATGTAAAGAGCTTGAGTTGAAAGCCAATGTCATTGAACTCGGAATTTCAATTGAAAATGCTTTGAAGTTAGAGAATGATTCACTGAGACATGAAATGCTGCATATTCTGTGCAAGGACCGGAGGATGGTTGATTTGGTTTCTAATATTGATATGGAGAAGTTATCTGTCTCCATTCAAGCATGTTTGGAACAAATTACCGCTCAAGTACAAATGTTCATCGATGAACAATCAaccatgatgatgaagttgtccAATGGCTTAAACTTGGTTCAGTTGTCTGTTGAGGAGTTGAGCACACATAAGTCCTTTTTACAGTCTGAACTAGCTAGGAAAGATGAATTGGCAAAGGGCTTATCATTTGATCTTAGCCTACTACAGGAGTCAGCATCTTTTGCAAAAGATCAAGCAGATCAACTTATTGAGTTGGCTGAGGCAATTAAATCATTAGAACACGAGGTTGCTTCTAAATCACATGATCTTGACAATCTTGTTTCTGGAAGCCAACTACTGGAAGCTCAAATCATGGAGAGCAATGAAAAGATTTCGGTGCTAGAGGGGCAACTAGCAAGTACAGTTGGTGAACTAAATGCAGTTTCTGTGGAGAACACTGAATGGAGCTATCAGCTCAACCATATTGAACGGATCAGTTACTCTAGGAAAGAGGAGTTGGTCCATAGAAGTAATTCCACTGAAAGAATGGAAGAAGGGTTGATTGAGCTGAGAAATTTACTTGATGAAAGGAACAGCTTATTTCAAAATTTGCAAAATGAGTTCTCCAAGCTTTCTGATGAGAAGCAATACTGTGACTCTCAGGTGCGTATGTTGAGAGAGAAGCTGGAGATGGCTCAGGCAGTCGCCGAAAAAAGTGAGGCAATTGCTATGGATGCTCAACAG ATAGCGGATGAAAGGAAGACATTTGCTGAAGAGAAGGATGAAGAAGTAAAACTATTGGAGAGGTCAGTTGATGATCTTGGAAGTGATGTCTGTGCTCTGGAGAACCTG TGGTTATTTCCCTTAAGGTGCGGAACATCAAGAAAGAAGTAG
- the LOC123397498 gene encoding kinesin-like protein KIN-12F isoform X1 — protein MPGGLGGSECRTPARAFEAEEARNNGTVPDAAVIHAPTKDSDVASCRPPPLAVHTPATRLKRKLEWPVETPRPVSRSRFAPRAQETLSWVSATPRGRHAKTAYGGSVQREPTKSMMKTPRNVRMSGGARGLRPGLRFSMAARGLPATVVNSVEVPHYELQEDPSFWMENNVQVVIRVRPVNDTEKNLHGHSRCLKQESAQSITWIGQPETRFTFDHVACETVNQELLFRVVGLPMVENCMAGYNSCVFAYGQTGSGKTHTMLGEISELGVKPGSECGMAPRIFQFLIARIRAEEESRRDENLKYNCKCSFLEIYNEQITDLLDPSSTNLQLREDTRVGVYVENLTKREVTCVSDIITLLMQGSVNRKVSMTHMNHASSRSHSVLTCTIESRCEKDSISSTRFARLNIVDLAGSERQMSSGAEGERLKEASNINKSLSTLSHVIMSLVDLKHGKKRHVPYRDSRLTFLLQDSLGGNSKTLIVANVSPSLCSSNETLGTLKFAQRARLIQNNAVVNEDALGDVQALQDQIHVLKEELAVINHQHVPPTHGTLEAEEQCKTEVVCHLCEERESAIHKLQMLQSLSTKLLQEKENVEECHLQSQRTIKDLSSEVLQLKSEIIDKEKCYAATMKELEIEMQEKNSDATTSLILWHKEKEALEFELSEAKGLALQKSFEASILLAKFQEAQTTIGDADSTVKALVEVNENAKLQAEKYKQKESLFTIEKDDLLSEMSSLKMLLDVKEQNYVHLESKFESSLLEANEAALELEDVIRHVKNTITENLECVSSDIECMKSKLQQFAELTRTWLEENWLEIIEKDYAVSVLHLCNMGILLERITGLHVENGFLQRGICESDSSISMLREHNDKAKNGLEICSVLKRKLLVDINSRFCRISKGHEATELSLRLDSFGKKVLYLQAQEEAMVARSDSMHNELSVLTEEIDATNRSSLAAQSKEKEELLNQLEKALFLNRMLKDMMLEVASLPEVNSGMPANDIKGCNEFEFCSYLVNYHHESVMINTIANDIESFVLASELEQHKVQLQKQNLMFTEVFERMKTEVTLWRVKQDLGNVAIYDLHGENSNIMIDLKDLKRDKDEVMENLLAMSKETPKFRYLVDSLGSSIRSLQTDQDGKVKALMELQCSHADLCKELELKANVIELGISIENALKLENDSLRHEMLHILCKDRRMVDLVSNIDMEKLSVSIQACLEQITAQVQMFIDEQSTMMMKLSNGLNLVQLSVEELSTHKSFLQSELARKDELAKGLSFDLSLLQESASFAKDQADQLIELAEAIKSLEHEVASKSHDLDNLVSGSQLLEAQIMESNEKISVLEGQLASTVGELNAVSVENTEWSYQLNHIERISYSRKEELVHRSNSTERMEEGLIELRNLLDERNSLFQNLQNEFSKLSDEKQYCDSQVRMLREKLEMAQAVAEKSEAIAMDAQQIADERKTFAEEKDEEVKLLERSVDDLGSDVCALENLVRNIKKEVEQQRMQREELEVELQKARQQMSAVPSSGEAGSSMEDKMIDLTDSYRHSRDVYNENELDEQQGNNHESIELPDKRVTKISSPKTELDMYCTQQPLANEDPRVQHFMEKLKRMQAASRKARNNKNPSRDYSWVNSLG, from the exons ATGCCAGGCGGTCTCGGTGGATCTGAATGCCGTACTCCGGCGAGGGCTTTTGAGGCGGAAGAAGCTCGTAACAATGGGACTGTTCCTGATGCCGCAGTCATCCATGCCCCCACCAAGGACTCCGACGTGGCATCCTGCCGGCCTCCTCCCCTCGCTGTCCATACACCGGCAACacggttgaagaggaagctggAGTGGCCGGTGGAGACGCCGAGGCCCGTGTCTCGGAGTCGGTTCGCACCACGTGCTCAGGAGACGCTGTCGTGGGTGAGTGCCACGCCCCGTGGGCGCCATGCTAAGACGGCATATGGTGGGTCTGTGCAGAGGGAGCCAACCAAGAGCATGATGAAGACGCCGCGGAACGTACGGATGAGTGGTGGTGCCAGGGGGCTCAGACCGGGGTTGAGGTTCTCAATGGCGGCAAGGGGGCTGCCGGCGACGGTGGTAAATTCCGTGGAGGTGCCGCATTATGAGCTCCAGGAGGACCCCTCGTTCTGGATGGAGAACAACGTGCAG GTTGTTATCCGTGTACGTCCTGTAAATGACACAGAGAAAAACCTCCATGGTCATAGTCGGTGCTTGAAACAAGAAAGTGCTCAGAGCATCACATGGATTGGACAGCCAGAAACTCGTTTTACATTCGACCATGTTGCTTGTGAAACAGTGAATCAG GAACTGCTTTTCCGAGTTGTCGGTTTACCTATGGTTGAGAACTGTATGGCTGGATACAACAGCTGTGTATTTGCTTATGGGCAG ACTGGAAGTGGAAAGACACACACAATGCTTGGTGAAATCAGTGAGTTGGGAGTGAAGCCTGGTTCAGAATGTGGCATGGCACCACGTATTTTTCAGTTTTTGATTGCGAGAATCAGAGCG GAAGAAGAGAGCAGGAGGGATGAGAATCTTAAGTACAACTGCAAGTGTTCTTTCCTGGAGATCTACAATGAACAAATTACAGATCTTCTTGACCCGTCATCCACAAATCTTCAA CTCCGCGAAGATACGCGGGTTGGTGTCTATGTTGAAAATTTGACTAAACGCGAAGTTACATGTGTCAGTGACATCATAACACTTTTGATGCAG GGTTCTGTGAATAGGAAAGTGTCTATGACACATATGAATCATGCGAGTAGTCGCTCCCACAGTGTTCTCACATGCACTATTGAAAGTAGGTGCGAGAAGGATTCCATATCTAGTACACGGTTTGCGAGATTGAATATAGTTGATCTTGCCGGGTCTGAAAG GCAAATGTCATCTGGTGCCGAAGGTGAGCGGCTGAAGGAAGCTTCTAATATCAACAAATCATTATCAACACTAAG TCAtgtgataatgagtttagttgatCTTAAACATGGAAAGAAAAGGCATGTTCCTTATAGGGACTCAAGATTGACGTTTCTTCTCCAG GATTCACTTGGTGGAAACTCCAAGACATTGATCGTCGCAAATGTCAGTCCTTCATTGTG TTCAAGTAACGAAACACTCGGTACCCTCAAGTTTGCTCAGCGTGCAAGGCTCATTCAGAACAAT GCGGTTGTCAATGAAGATGCTTTAGGGGATGTGCAAGCTTTGCAAGATCAGATACATGTCCTGAAG GAGGAGCTTGCTGTCATCAATCATCAACATGTCCCTCCAACACATGGAACCCTTGAAGCTGAAGAGCAGTGCAAAACTGAGGTCGTTTGTCATCTATGTGAGGAGAGGGAGTCTGCCATTCACAAATTACAGATGCTGCAGTCTCTATCTACCAAGCTTctgcaagaaaaagaaaatgtggAAGAATGCCATCTCCAGAGCCAAAGAACTATCAAAGATTTAAGTTCTGAGGTCCTTCAGTTGAAGTCAGAAATAATTGACAAAGAGAAGTGCTATGCAGCTACAATGAAAGAATTGGAGATAGAGATGCAAGAAAAGAATAGTGATGCAACAACATCACTTATTTTATGGCATAAAGAGAAAGAG GCACTTGAATTTGAGCTCTCAGAGGCAAAAGGTCTTGCACTACAGAAATCATTTGAGGCTTCTATTCTTCTAGCCAAGTTTCAAGAAGCACAAACAACTATAGGTGATGCAGACTCTACAGTCAAGGCACTGGTGGAAgtgaatgaaaatgcaaaacttcAAGCAGAGAAGTACAAACAAAAGGAATCTTTATTTACTATTGAAAAGGATGACTTGCTAAGTGAAATGAGTAGTTTGAAGATGCTGCTGGATGTGAAAGAACAAAATTACGTGCATTTGGAAAGTAAATTTGAATCAAGCCTGCTTGAAGCAAATGAGGCAGCCCTTGAACTGGAAGATGTCATCAGACACGTGAAGAATACGATAACAGAGAACCTTGAGTGTGTTTCTTCTGATATTGAATGTATGAAGTCAAAACTACAGCAGTTTGCAGAGTTGACAAGAACATGGTTGGAGGAGAACTGGTTAGAGATAATTGAAAAAGATTATGCAGTTTCCGTGTTACACCTCTGTAATATGGGGATTTTGTTGGAGAGAATTACTGGGCTGCATGTAGAAAATGGTTTCCTTCAGCGTGGGATCTGTGAATCTGATTCTTCGATATCTATGCTGCGAGAGCACAATGATAAAGCAAAGAATGGACTGGAAATTTGTAGTGTTCTCAAAAGAAAGTTACTAGTCGACATCAACAGCAGGTTTTGTCGTATTTCAAAGGGACATGAAGCAACTGAACTGAGCTTAAGATTGGATTCTTTCGGGAAGAAAGTTTTGTATTTGCAAGCAcaagaagaagcaatggtggcaaGGTCAGATTCCATGCATAATGAGCTATCCGTTTTGACTGAAGAGATTGATGCTACCAACAGGAGTTCTTTGGCAGCTCaatccaaagaaaaagaagagcTGCTTAACCAGCTGGAGAAAGCTTTGTTTCTCAATAGAATGTTAAAGGACATGATGCTTGAGGTTGCGAGTCTGCCTGAAGTGAACAGTGGCATGCCTGCAAATGATATTAAAGGATGCAATGAATTTGAGTTCTGCAGTTATCTTGTAAACTACCACCATGAGTCAGTTATGATCAATACAATTGCAAATGATATTGAATCTTTTGTTCTTGCTTCAGAGTTGGAGCAACACAAGGTACAACTGCAAAAACAGAACCTTATGTTTACTGAAGTATTTGAACGGATGAAGACAGAAGTAACTTTGTGGAGAGTTAAGCAGGATTTGGGCAATGTTGCAATTTATGATTTACATGGGGAGAACAGTAATATAATGATTGATTTGAAGGACCTGAAGCGGGACAAGGATGAAGTTATGGAAAATCTACTTGCAATGAGTAAGGAAACCCCAAAATTCAGATATTTAGTTGACTCCTTAGGGTCCAGCATCAGATCCTTGCAAACAGACCAAGATGGAAAAGTCAAAGCTCTTATGGAGTTGCAATGCTCCCATGCAGACTTATGTAAAGAGCTTGAGTTGAAAGCCAATGTCATTGAACTCGGAATTTCAATTGAAAATGCTTTGAAGTTAGAGAATGATTCACTGAGACATGAAATGCTGCATATTCTGTGCAAGGACCGGAGGATGGTTGATTTGGTTTCTAATATTGATATGGAGAAGTTATCTGTCTCCATTCAAGCATGTTTGGAACAAATTACCGCTCAAGTACAAATGTTCATCGATGAACAATCAaccatgatgatgaagttgtccAATGGCTTAAACTTGGTTCAGTTGTCTGTTGAGGAGTTGAGCACACATAAGTCCTTTTTACAGTCTGAACTAGCTAGGAAAGATGAATTGGCAAAGGGCTTATCATTTGATCTTAGCCTACTACAGGAGTCAGCATCTTTTGCAAAAGATCAAGCAGATCAACTTATTGAGTTGGCTGAGGCAATTAAATCATTAGAACACGAGGTTGCTTCTAAATCACATGATCTTGACAATCTTGTTTCTGGAAGCCAACTACTGGAAGCTCAAATCATGGAGAGCAATGAAAAGATTTCGGTGCTAGAGGGGCAACTAGCAAGTACAGTTGGTGAACTAAATGCAGTTTCTGTGGAGAACACTGAATGGAGCTATCAGCTCAACCATATTGAACGGATCAGTTACTCTAGGAAAGAGGAGTTGGTCCATAGAAGTAATTCCACTGAAAGAATGGAAGAAGGGTTGATTGAGCTGAGAAATTTACTTGATGAAAGGAACAGCTTATTTCAAAATTTGCAAAATGAGTTCTCCAAGCTTTCTGATGAGAAGCAATACTGTGACTCTCAGGTGCGTATGTTGAGAGAGAAGCTGGAGATGGCTCAGGCAGTCGCCGAAAAAAGTGAGGCAATTGCTATGGATGCTCAACAG ATAGCGGATGAAAGGAAGACATTTGCTGAAGAGAAGGATGAAGAAGTAAAACTATTGGAGAGGTCAGTTGATGATCTTGGAAGTGATGTCTGTGCTCTGGAGAACCTG GTGCGGAACATCAAGAAAGAAGTAGAGCAACAAAGAATGCAGAGAGAAGAATTAGAAGTGGAGCTGCAGAAAGCCAGGCAACAAATGTCAGCTGTACCATCCTCCGGGGAAGCAGGGAGTTCTATGGAAGATAAAATGATTGACTTAACTGACTCATACAG ACACTCAAGAGATGTATATAATGAGAATGAACTTGATGAGCAGCAGGGGAATAATCACGAAAGCATCGAGCTTCCTGATAAGAGGGTTACAAAAATCTCAAGTCCTAAAACTGAGCTTGACATGTACTGTACACAGCAACCTTTGGCTAATGAAGATCCCAGAGTGCAACATTTTATGGAAAAACTGAAAAGAATGCAAGCTGCAAGTCGGAAGGCGCGCAACAACAAGAATCCCTCGAGAGACTATAGCTGGGTCAACAGCTTGGGGTAG
- the LOC123397499 gene encoding uncharacterized protein LOC123397499 isoform X1 — MFTEFDSNAGESYQGYGSSAVPVPYTHLSDFLNEVRLYSQLVYRSCKVVCRILYGLRLGLGYLSGIVAASLQKHWLVELLGKDITCLEHGMEKSFMRCNECIVYHNWHRTAWVTGKRFSSRL; from the exons ATGTTCACTGAATTTGACAGCAATGCAGGAGAATCTTACCAGGGATATGGAAGCAGTGCCGTGCCTGTTCCTTATACT CATTTGAGTGACTTTTTGAATGAGGTACGCTTGTACAGTCAGTTGGTGTACCGTTCATGCAAGGTAGTCTGCCGTATATTATATGGCCTGCGCTTGGGACTTGGGTACCTCAGTGGCATTGTGGCTGCTTCCCTGCAGAAGCATTGGCTCGTGGAGCTTCTTGGCAAAG ATATCACTTGTCTTGAACATGGGATGGAGAAATCTTTTATGAGATGCAATGAGTGCATTGTATACCATAATTGGCACCGCACGGCATGGGTGACTGGAAAAAGATTTTCATCAAGATTATGA
- the LOC123397499 gene encoding uncharacterized protein LOC123397499 isoform X2 — MFTEFDSNAGESYQGYGSSAVPVPYTHLSDFLNEVRLYSQLVYRSCKVVCRILYGLRLGLGYLSGIVAASLQKHWLVELLGKGCTKKVREQYQGAYN, encoded by the exons ATGTTCACTGAATTTGACAGCAATGCAGGAGAATCTTACCAGGGATATGGAAGCAGTGCCGTGCCTGTTCCTTATACT CATTTGAGTGACTTTTTGAATGAGGTACGCTTGTACAGTCAGTTGGTGTACCGTTCATGCAAGGTAGTCTGCCGTATATTATATGGCCTGCGCTTGGGACTTGGGTACCTCAGTGGCATTGTGGCTGCTTCCCTGCAGAAGCATTGGCTCGTGGAGCTTCTTGGCAAAG GATGTACCAAGAAGGTTAGAGAACAATATCAGGGAGCGTATAACTGA